In Stigmatopora nigra isolate UIUO_SnigA chromosome 2, RoL_Snig_1.1, whole genome shotgun sequence, a single window of DNA contains:
- the LOC144215833 gene encoding cholesterol 24-hydroxylase-like has protein sequence MSLIHSLLVLTAHVIVLLVFLLFVAFIGFCAYIKYIHLKNDHIPGPPRESFLFGHSPAFWRAMKNDELTHDLFLKWAEIYGPVYRINVLHYILVVITCPETVKEILMSSKHPKDMFLHTRLFSMFGQRFLGNGLVTARDHDQWYKQRRIMDPAFSSLYLRSLTGTFNEQAESLMGKLSDLADKKSEAHMLKLVNKVTLGVIVKVAFGVDLELLENETSPFCEAIDTCLKGMVYNLRDVFFRFHPKNWAFVEEVRTACKLLRSTGSEWITKRREAIHNGGDVPKDILTQIIKAAGKEGSMSKEDEEFMLDNFVTFFIAGQETTANQLAFCIMELARHPNILEKVQKEVDDVVGMKREISYDDLGKLVYLSQVLKETLRIYPTAPGTSRDLIHDLVVDGVHIPAGATCIFSSYVSSRMEKFFKNPLEFNPDHFDPDAPKPYYTYFPFSLGPRSCLGQNFAQMEAKVVMAKLLQRFNFALTPGQSFEIRDVATLRPKGGVVCTVTHRKPPGP, from the exons ATGTCGCTAATCCATTCTCTTCTCGTCCTTACTGCACATGTTATCGTCTTACTcgtgtttttgttatttgtagcTTTTATTGGCTTCTGCGCCTACATCAAGTACATCCACCTGAAGAATGATCACATACCTGGACCTCCGAGGGAAAG TTTTCTCTTTGGACACTCTCCAGCCTTTTGGAGAGCCATGAAAAACGACGAATTGACCCACGACCTGTTTCTAAAATG GGCCGAGATTTATGGACCTGTCTACAGAATCAATGTTCTTCATTACATCCTTGTCGTCATTACCTGTCCAGAAACAGTCAAG GAAATCCTGATGTCCTCAAAGCATCCAAAAGATATGTTCCTGCACACACGCCTTTTCAGCATGTTTGGTCAAAG GTTCTTAGGTAATGGCTTAGTTACGGCCAGAGATCACGATCAGTGGTATAAACAACGTCGAATCATGGACCCTGCCTTTAGTAGCCT GTACTTGAGGAGTCTAACGGGAACATTTAATGAGCAAGCTGAGAGCCTGATGGGGAAATTGTCAGACTTGGCTGACAAAAAGTCGGAGGCTCACATGCTGAAGTTGGTCAACAAGGTCACGCTGGGGGTCATCGTCAAG GTGGCTTTTGGGGTCGATTTGGAGTTGCTGGAGAACGAGACGTCGCCTTTTTGCGAGGCCATCGATACCTGCCTGAAAGGGATGGTGTACAACTTacgggatgttttttttcgg TTTCATCCTAAAAACTGGGCTTTTGTGGAGGAAGTGCGAACAGCCTGTAAACTATTACGCTCAACCGGTTCTGAGTGGATCACCAAGAGACGGGAGGCCATCCACAACGGGGGTGACGTGCCCAAAGATATCCTCACGCAGATCATCAAAGCGGCAGGAAAAG AGGGAAGTATGAGCAAAGAAGACGAGGAATTCATGCTGGATAATTTTGTCACCTTCTTCATCGCTG GTCAAGAAACTACTGCCAACCAGTTGGCGTTTTGCATCATGGAGTTGGCTAGGCATCCCAATATTTTGGAAAA AGTTCAGAAAGAAGTGGATGATGTGGTCGGGATGAAACGAGAAATCAGCTACGACGACTTGGGAAAGCTCGTTTACCTCTCTCAG GTTCTCAAAGAAACATTACGAATCTACCCAACGGCACCGGGGACGTCACGCGATCTGATCCATGACCTGGTCGTGGATGGCGTCCACATTCCAGCTGGTGCCACTTGTATT TTTAGTTCCTACGTTTCCAGCAGAATGGAAAAGTTTTTCAAGAACCCACTGGAATTCAACCCGGATCACTTTGACCCCGATGCACCCAA GCCATATTACACCTACTTCCCATTTTCTCTCGGTCCACGCTCCTGTTTGGGACAGAACTTTGCTCag ATGGAAGCCAAAGTGGTGATGGCCAAACTCCTCCAGAGGTTCAACTTTGCCCTGACGCCCGGCCAGAGCTTCGAAATCCGTGACGTGGCCACCTTACGCCCCAAAGGGGGCGTGGTTTGCACAGTGACGCATAGAAAGCCTCCGGGCCCGTGA
- the LOC144191919 gene encoding gap junction Cx32.2 protein-like, which yields MGEWSFLASLLDKVQSHSTVIGKVWLSVLFVFRIMILGAGAEKVWGDEQSKMVCNTNQPGCKNVCYDHAFPISHIRFWVLQIIFVSTPTLIYLGHVMHVIHKENKLREKMLKSGMASPKLPKYSDDRGQVKIKGDLLGNYVTSIVFRVILETAFMVGQYYLYGFIMEPRIVCTRAPCPFTVECFMSRPTEKTIFIIFMLVMSCVSVLLNVVEVFYLACSSSARRRAKMAARGMRSPLGDGDFAKA from the exons ATGGGCGAATGGAGCTTTTTGGCGTCCCTTCTGGACAAAGTCCAATCGCACTCCACCGTCATCGGTAAAGTTTGGCTCAGCGTCCTCTTCGTCTTCAGGATCATGATCTTGGGAGCCGGAGCCGAGAAG GTTTGGGGTGACGAGCAATCCAAGATGGTGTGCAACACCAACCAACCGGGTTGCAAGAACGTCTGCTACGACCACGCCTTCCCCATCTCCCACATCCGTTTCTGGGTGCTCCAGATCATCTTTGTGTCCACGCCCACTTTGATCTACCTGGGCCACGTCATGCACGTCATCCACAAGGAGAACAAACTCCGCGAGAAGATGCTGAAGAGCGGCATGGCCTCGCCAAAACTCCCCAAGTACTCGGACGACCGGGGCCAGGTTAAGATAAAGGGCGACCTTTTGGGGAACTACGTGACCTCCATCGTCTTCCGCGTCATCCTGGAGACGGCCTTCATGGTGGGCCAGTACTACCTCTACGGTTTCATCATGGAGCCCCGTATCGTGTGCACGAGGGCGCCGTGTCCCTTCACCGTGGAGTGTTTCATGTCCAGGCCCACCGAGAAgaccatcttcatcatcttcatgcTGGTCATGTCCTGCGTTTCCGTGCTGCTCAACGTAGTGGAGGTCTTCTACCTGGCTTGCTCCAGCAGTGCAAGGaggagagccaaaatggccgccagggGGATGCGGTCGCCGTTGGGCGATGGCGATTTCGCCAAAGCTTGA
- the ccdc25 gene encoding coiled-coil domain-containing protein 25 produces the protein MVFYFTSAVVEPPYTIYMGKDKYENEDLIKYGWPEDIWFHVDKLSSAHVYLRLPKGVTINDIPPEVLIDCAQLVKNNSIQGCKMSNINVVYTPWANLKKTGDMDVGQIGFFRHKEVKTVAVEKKVNEIVNRLEKTKDERYPDLAAEKESRDREERNEKKAQLQEHKKREKEEQKKKKEMDDLKCYTSLLKDENMKTNEGGYDSDDFM, from the exons ATGGTGTTTTACTTCACAAGTGCCG TGGTGGAGCCTCCTTACACCATTTATATGGGAAAAGACAAATATGAAA ATGAAGATCTCATCAAATATGGGTGGCCTGAAGATATCTG GTTTCACGTGGACAAACTGTCTTCGGCTCACGTTTATCTCCGCTTACCAAAG GGTGTGACGATCAACGATATTCCACCTGAAGTGTTGATTGACTGTGCCCAGCTTGTGAAAAACAATAGTATACAAG GTTGTAAAATGAGCAACATCAATGTCGTTTACACGCCGTGGGCCAACCTGAAAAAGACCGGAGACATGGACGTGGGTCAGATCGGCTTCTTTCGACATAAGGAG GTGAAGACGGTAGCCGTAGAGAAGAAAGTCAACGAGATTGTGAATCGACTGGAGAAGACCAAAGATGAGCGCTACCCAGATCTGGCGGCCGAGAAGGAGTCCAGGGACCGTGAGGAACGCAATGAGAAGAAAGCTCAGCTGCAGGAGCATAAGAAGCGCGAAAAGGAagaacagaagaagaagaaggagatgGATGACCTCAA gtgCTACACTTCACTCCTGAAAGATGAAAACATGAAGACTAATGAG GGCGGTTACGACTCCGACGACTTTATGTGA
- the gja13.1 gene encoding connexin 32.3, which produces MGDWGFLSSLLDKVQSHSTVIGKIWMTVLFLFRIMVLGAGAESVWGDEQSDFICNTKQPGCENVCYDHAFPISHIRFWVLQIIFVSTPTLVYLGHAMHVIHRENKIRQKKASPGGAFYAKDPKYTDDKGNVTIKGNLLGSYLTQLFFKILIETAFIVGQYYLYGFIMVPMFPCSRAPCPFTVECYMSRPTEKTIFIIFMLVVACISLVLSVTEVFYLLCTRCKRSKKSKRSKKYPGGNSVENPLQLKWPTQADAIKENEKNLDKEISRSLGGILDGAKEEKALL; this is translated from the coding sequence GACTGGGGCTTCTTGTCGTCCTTACTGGACAAAGTCCAATCGCACTCCACCGTCATCGGCAAGATCTGGATGACGGTCCTGTTCCTATTCCGCATCATGGTCCTGGGCGCCGGCGCCGAGAGCGTTTGGGGCGACGAGCAGTCCGACTTCATCTGCAACACCAAGCAACCGGGTTGCGAGAACGTCTGCTACGACCACGCCTTCCCCATCTCCCACATCCGTTTCTGGGTCCTCCAGATCATCTTCGTGTCCACGCCCACTTTGGTCTACCTGGGCCACGCCATGCACGTCATCCACCGCGAGAATAAGATCCGGCAGAAGAAGGCCAGCCCCGGGGGAGCCTTCTACGCCAAAGACCCCAAGTATACCGACGACAAGGGCAACGTGACCATCAAGGGCAACCTTCTGGGCAGCTACCTGACCCAGCTCTTCTTCAAGATCCTCATCGAGACCGCCTTCATCGTGGGTCAGTACTACCTGTACGGTTTCATCATGGTACCCATGTTCCCCTGCTCCAGGGCCCCCTGCCCCTTCACCGTTGAGTGCTACATGTCCAGACCCACCGAGAAgaccatcttcatcatcttcatgcTGGTGGTGGCCTGCATTTCTCTGGTCCTCAGCGTCACCGAGGTCTTCTACTTGCTGTGCACCCGTTGCAAGAGGTCCAAGAAGTCCAAGAGGTCCAAAAAGTACCCCGGGGGGAACTCGGTGGAGAACCCTCTCCAGCTGAAATGGCCGACCCAGGCGGACGCCATCAAGGAGAACGAGAAGAACCTGGACAAGGAGATCAGCCGAAGCTTGGGTGGGATTCTGGACGGGGCCAAGGAGGAGAAGGCCTTACTCTAG